From the Lysobacter sp. FW306-1B-D06B genome, one window contains:
- a CDS encoding 7TM diverse intracellular signaling domain-containing protein has product MGRAPRWVRLCLAGLCLLLFPALAAPPAGLIELRHDRTEVPLAPAMRYVHDTQGDGDFASAQRWLDEGRFAPLPDGRTAFGFQDGAFWFHARVVNRDNAETRWLLVQSYALSDRIDVYARYPDGRTAFQAGGDHLPFSARSIRYRHPNFWVTLPRGEPVDLFVRVQSESSMQVPLSLFTPVAFAELSRDAQFVIGAYYGILLALFFYNMALWLSLRDASYFWYLFHLSAFGLVLFTLNGLGFEYLWPNSSWLSDRMVPLSICLAQIGMQQFARIFLGLRERWPRGDRVGLVLIAFFALLGIASTWLPYHISTPLASAAVLISIAWIAVVSIAVVRRGYAPAKLFLLAWAMFLLGTGLFVGVAFGLTPKNFLTEYGVQIGSALEMLLLSVALGHRYAQLRNENERIVREAKDQLEHKVEQRTAELRSALVQLEDAHARLRESSQRDALTGLHNRSHFRDRFDALLRQAREHRRPLSLLMIDLDNFKLINDRHGHLVGDECLRWAARTLGHALRPHQDALLARFGGEEFVVVLPGLNLAAATQVAEDLRQHLREAPFRSGTHEINVTASIGVHAITLAVAGIDPLLQLADQALYRAKADGRDCVRTSQEEPA; this is encoded by the coding sequence CGGCGATGCGCTATGTCCACGACACGCAGGGCGATGGCGACTTCGCCTCCGCGCAGCGATGGCTGGACGAAGGCCGCTTCGCGCCGTTGCCCGACGGTCGAACCGCCTTCGGCTTCCAGGACGGCGCGTTCTGGTTCCACGCGCGCGTCGTCAACCGCGACAACGCCGAGACGCGCTGGCTGCTCGTGCAGAGCTACGCGCTCAGCGATCGCATCGACGTCTATGCGCGGTATCCCGATGGCCGCACCGCGTTCCAGGCCGGCGGCGACCACCTGCCCTTCAGCGCCCGCAGCATCCGTTATCGACACCCCAACTTCTGGGTGACGCTGCCTCGCGGCGAACCCGTGGATCTGTTCGTGCGTGTTCAGAGCGAAAGCTCGATGCAGGTGCCGCTGTCGTTGTTCACGCCGGTGGCCTTCGCCGAACTCTCGCGCGATGCGCAGTTCGTGATCGGTGCGTACTACGGCATCCTGCTGGCGTTGTTCTTCTACAACATGGCGCTGTGGCTGAGCCTGCGCGACGCCAGCTACTTCTGGTACCTGTTCCACCTGTCCGCGTTCGGGCTGGTGCTGTTCACGCTCAACGGGCTGGGCTTCGAATACCTGTGGCCGAACAGCTCATGGCTGAGCGACCGCATGGTGCCGCTGTCGATCTGCCTGGCGCAGATCGGCATGCAGCAGTTCGCGCGTATCTTCCTGGGCTTGCGCGAACGCTGGCCGCGCGGGGATCGCGTCGGGCTGGTGCTGATCGCGTTCTTCGCGCTGTTGGGCATCGCCTCCACCTGGCTGCCGTATCACATCTCCACGCCGCTGGCGTCTGCCGCGGTGCTGATCAGCATCGCCTGGATCGCGGTGGTGTCGATCGCCGTGGTGCGCCGCGGCTATGCGCCCGCCAAGTTGTTCCTGCTGGCGTGGGCGATGTTCCTGCTGGGAACGGGACTGTTCGTCGGTGTCGCGTTCGGCCTGACGCCGAAGAACTTCCTCACCGAGTACGGCGTGCAGATCGGCTCGGCGCTGGAGATGCTGTTGCTGTCCGTCGCGCTGGGCCACCGCTACGCGCAACTACGCAACGAGAACGAACGCATCGTGCGCGAGGCCAAGGATCAACTGGAGCACAAGGTCGAACAGCGCACCGCGGAGTTGCGCAGCGCGCTGGTGCAGCTGGAGGACGCCCACGCACGGCTGCGCGAATCCAGCCAGCGCGATGCCCTCACCGGGCTCCACAACCGCAGCCATTTCCGTGACCGTTTCGACGCGCTGCTGCGCCAGGCGCGCGAGCATCGCCGCCCGCTGTCGCTGCTGATGATCGACCTGGACAACTTCAAGCTCATCAACGATCGCCACGGCCATCTGGTCGGCGACGAATGCCTGCGCTGGGCCGCACGCACGCTGGGCCACGCCTTGCGCCCGCACCAGGACGCATTGCTGGCGCGCTTTGGCGGAGAGGAGTTCGTCGTCGTGCTGCCGGGCCTGAACCTCGCCGCCGCCACGCAGGTGGCCGAAGACCTGCGCCAGCATCTGCGCGAAGCGCCGTTCCGCAGCGGCACGCACGAAATCAACGTAACGGCGAGCATCGGCGTCCACGCGATAACGCTGGCCGTCGCCGGCATCGACCCGCTGCTGCAGTTGGCCGACCAGGCGCTCTATCGGGCCAAGGCCGACGGTCGCGACTGCGTGCGGACGTCGCAGGAGGAGCCGGCGTGA
- a CDS encoding aromatic amino acid lyase: protein MKPIRLDGRSLTRAQLVDVAYGAHVELSPDQLPAVTRAAEFLAEQVRREEPIYGVSTGFGSNADRLLGNHRLRDELPGATRSKETLHEELQRNLIVTHAVCVGEPFAPEIVRAMLCIRINTLMRGHSGIRVETLRALTSMLNAGIVPVVPQLGSVGASGDLAPLSHLAIVLLGGGEAFYEGRRMPGGEALELAGLAPITLSYKEGLALNNGTAQMLACGVLALDRLEDLLDTADLAAAMTIDAFAGRLGAFAEEVHALRPHPGQVHSAANLRILLDGSTLADIPYHLVPKFRAWQPGSWDSEQAQSLRFDIGWDWVPMSQRHGREKFYERFRPFRGGKKHQPQDSYSLRCIPQVHGAVRDAIAQAARVLDIELNALTDNPIVFPDAKAKFVEQQVISAGHFHGMPLALAMSYVKAAIPVLASISERRLNKLVDPATNDGLPGFLIGNEDSTESGHMIVQYTAAAIVNDLASRAHPASVYSIPTSANAEDHVSMGANEARHVLAMADDLGKVIALELYTAAQALDLRRDMINAARDLAGRADAAALAAKVSGGPTPGTLEYDAFLDEVEALRAELASAEEFHPGRAVALAHAAIREAIPFLDRDRALDGEVATAVRLVREGTILGAARG from the coding sequence ATGAAACCGATCCGACTCGATGGCCGTTCCCTTACTCGAGCACAACTGGTCGATGTCGCTTACGGCGCGCACGTCGAACTCTCGCCCGACCAGCTTCCCGCGGTAACGCGCGCCGCCGAGTTCCTGGCCGAACAGGTCAGGCGCGAGGAGCCCATCTACGGCGTGTCCACCGGCTTCGGCAGCAATGCCGACCGCCTGCTCGGAAACCATCGCCTTCGCGATGAGCTCCCCGGCGCCACGCGTTCGAAGGAGACGCTGCACGAGGAGCTGCAGCGCAACCTCATCGTCACGCATGCAGTGTGCGTGGGCGAACCGTTCGCGCCGGAAATCGTGCGCGCGATGCTGTGCATCCGCATCAACACGCTGATGCGCGGGCACTCGGGCATCCGCGTGGAGACGCTGCGCGCACTCACCTCGATGCTCAACGCCGGCATCGTGCCGGTGGTGCCGCAGCTGGGCTCGGTCGGTGCATCCGGCGACCTGGCGCCGCTGTCGCACCTGGCGATCGTGCTGCTCGGTGGCGGCGAAGCGTTCTACGAAGGCCGGCGCATGCCGGGCGGCGAAGCGCTCGAGCTCGCGGGCCTGGCGCCGATCACGCTGTCGTACAAGGAAGGCCTGGCGCTGAACAACGGCACGGCGCAGATGCTGGCCTGCGGCGTGCTCGCGCTGGACCGGCTGGAAGACCTGCTCGACACCGCCGATCTCGCCGCGGCGATGACCATCGACGCTTTCGCCGGCCGCCTGGGCGCGTTCGCCGAAGAAGTGCACGCACTGCGCCCGCATCCGGGCCAGGTGCACAGCGCGGCCAACCTGCGCATCCTGCTGGACGGCTCCACGCTGGCCGACATTCCGTACCACCTGGTGCCGAAGTTCCGCGCCTGGCAACCGGGCAGCTGGGATTCGGAGCAGGCGCAGTCGCTGCGCTTCGACATCGGCTGGGATTGGGTGCCGATGTCGCAGCGCCACGGTCGCGAGAAGTTCTACGAGCGCTTCCGTCCGTTCCGCGGCGGCAAGAAGCACCAGCCGCAGGACAGTTACTCGCTGCGCTGCATCCCGCAGGTGCACGGCGCGGTGCGCGACGCGATCGCGCAGGCCGCGCGCGTGCTCGACATCGAACTCAATGCGCTGACCGACAACCCCATCGTCTTCCCCGATGCGAAGGCGAAGTTCGTCGAGCAGCAGGTGATTTCCGCCGGTCATTTCCACGGCATGCCGCTGGCGCTGGCGATGAGCTACGTGAAGGCGGCGATCCCGGTGCTGGCGAGCATTTCCGAGCGCCGCCTCAACAAGCTGGTCGATCCGGCGACGAACGACGGCCTGCCGGGCTTCCTGATCGGCAACGAGGACTCCACCGAGTCCGGCCACATGATCGTGCAGTACACGGCGGCGGCGATCGTCAACGATCTGGCCAGCCGCGCGCATCCGGCGTCGGTGTATTCGATTCCGACCAGCGCCAATGCCGAGGACCACGTGTCGATGGGCGCGAACGAAGCGCGTCACGTGCTGGCGATGGCCGACGATCTGGGCAAGGTGATCGCGCTGGAGCTGTACACCGCGGCGCAGGCGCTGGATCTTCGCCGCGACATGATCAATGCGGCGCGCGACCTGGCAGGCCGCGCGGATGCGGCGGCGCTGGCGGCGAAGGTGTCGGGCGGTCCGACGCCGGGAACGCTGGAGTACGACGCGTTCCTGGACGAGGTGGAAGCGCTGCGCGCGGAGCTGGCGTCGGCGGAGGAGTTCCACCCCGGTCGCGCGGTCGCGTTGGCGCATGCGGCGATCCGCGAAGCGATTCCGTTCCTCGACCGCGATCGCGCGCTCGACGGCGAAGTCGCCACGGCGGTGCGTCTGGTGCGCGAGGGAACGATCCTGGGCGCGGCGCGGGGCTGA
- the hisS gene encoding histidine--tRNA ligase, with amino-acid sequence MIKPRTPPGVMELLPPDQIAFQRMLDTIRRNFERFGFLPVETPVMELSEVLLTKSGGETERQVYFVQSTGALEKQGDGMPELALRFDLTVPLARYVAEHEHELAFPFRRYQMQRVYRGERAQRGRFREFYQCDIDVIGKDALSVRFDAELPAVIHAVFSELDIGAFTIQLNNRKLMRGFFEAQGVADGELQALVLREVDKLDKRGEDYVRETLTGEGFNLPAEGVEKILDFVKVRSTSHADAIAKLDALGEGSDALREGVAELREVFELVRALGVPETHYALNFSIARGLDYYTGTVYETTLNDYPQIGSICSGGRYENLASHYTKSKLPGVGISIGLTRLFWQLREAGLLGSASGSTVQAMVALMDGDSLPDALDIARRLRAAGINTEMQMEARKIGKQFQYASRAGIRFVVLTGEDERARGVVAVKDLLREEQFEVAREELASTLRVELEQAQALAGR; translated from the coding sequence TTGATCAAGCCGCGCACCCCGCCCGGGGTCATGGAGCTGCTGCCTCCTGACCAGATCGCCTTCCAGCGCATGCTGGACACGATCCGCCGCAATTTCGAACGCTTCGGCTTCCTGCCGGTGGAAACGCCGGTGATGGAGCTGTCGGAGGTGCTGCTGACCAAGTCGGGCGGCGAGACCGAACGACAGGTGTATTTCGTCCAATCGACCGGCGCGCTGGAGAAGCAGGGCGACGGCATGCCCGAGCTGGCGCTGCGCTTCGACCTGACCGTGCCGCTGGCGCGCTATGTCGCCGAGCACGAGCACGAACTCGCATTCCCGTTCCGCCGCTACCAGATGCAGCGCGTGTACCGCGGCGAGCGTGCCCAGCGCGGCCGCTTCCGCGAGTTCTACCAGTGCGACATCGACGTGATCGGCAAGGACGCGCTGAGCGTGCGTTTCGATGCCGAGCTGCCGGCAGTGATCCACGCGGTGTTCTCCGAACTGGACATCGGCGCGTTCACCATCCAGCTCAACAACCGCAAGCTGATGCGCGGCTTCTTCGAAGCGCAGGGCGTGGCCGACGGCGAGCTGCAGGCGCTGGTGCTGCGCGAGGTCGACAAGCTCGACAAGCGCGGCGAGGACTACGTGCGCGAAACGCTGACCGGCGAGGGCTTCAACCTGCCGGCCGAAGGCGTGGAGAAGATCCTGGATTTCGTGAAGGTGCGCTCCACCTCGCACGCCGACGCGATCGCCAAGCTCGACGCGCTGGGCGAAGGCAGCGACGCGCTGCGCGAAGGCGTGGCCGAGCTGCGCGAAGTGTTTGAACTCGTGCGCGCGCTCGGCGTGCCGGAAACGCACTACGCGCTCAACTTCTCCATCGCGCGCGGCCTGGACTACTACACCGGCACCGTCTACGAGACCACGCTCAACGACTACCCGCAGATCGGTTCGATCTGCTCGGGCGGCCGTTACGAGAACCTCGCCAGCCACTACACCAAGTCGAAGCTGCCCGGCGTGGGCATCTCGATCGGCCTGACGCGCCTGTTCTGGCAGCTGCGCGAGGCCGGCCTGCTCGGCAGCGCTTCGGGCAGCACGGTGCAGGCGATGGTCGCGCTGATGGACGGCGATTCGCTGCCCGACGCGCTGGACATCGCGCGCCGCCTGCGCGCGGCCGGCATCAACACCGAGATGCAGATGGAAGCGCGCAAGATCGGCAAGCAGTTCCAGTACGCCTCGCGCGCCGGCATCCGCTTCGTCGTGCTGACCGGCGAGGACGAGCGCGCACGCGGCGTCGTCGCGGTGAAGGACCTGCTGCGCGAGGAGCAGTTCGAAGTCGCGCGCGAGGAACTGGCGAGCACGCTGCGCGTGGAACTGGAGCAGGCGCAGGCGCTGGCTGGCCGGTGA
- a CDS encoding D-hexose-6-phosphate mutarotase, whose protein sequence is MSLTVESFELHDRPGLRLRLGDASAELALQGAQVLSWKPAPARECLYLSPRASHGPGVAIRGGIPVIFPQFAGRGPLPKHGFARLLEWDFVGIQATDAGREVAVLELQDNEHTLAQWPSRFRARLQVALSPGALEVGLEILNRDASPFAFTAALHTYLRVGRLAATALHGLEAVGYEDSARKGMAMPASGAPVQFEGELDRIYAAAPPRLLLQDGDTALHIDSEGFHDAVVWNPGATLAASMGDLGAAEHLRFVCVEAATVIEPITLAPGERWQGSQRLRV, encoded by the coding sequence ATGTCCCTCACCGTCGAATCCTTCGAACTCCACGACCGCCCCGGTCTGCGCCTGCGTCTTGGCGACGCCAGCGCGGAGCTCGCACTGCAGGGCGCACAGGTGCTGTCATGGAAGCCGGCGCCGGCACGCGAATGCCTTTACCTGAGCCCGCGCGCCAGCCATGGGCCCGGTGTGGCGATACGCGGCGGCATTCCGGTGATCTTTCCGCAGTTCGCCGGACGCGGGCCGCTGCCCAAGCACGGTTTCGCGCGGCTGCTGGAATGGGACTTCGTCGGCATCCAGGCAACCGACGCGGGCCGCGAAGTCGCCGTGCTCGAACTCCAGGACAACGAGCACACGCTCGCGCAGTGGCCGTCGCGTTTCCGCGCGCGATTGCAGGTCGCGCTGTCGCCAGGCGCCTTGGAGGTGGGGCTGGAGATCCTCAATCGTGACGCCTCGCCCTTCGCCTTCACCGCCGCGCTGCATACGTACCTGCGTGTCGGCCGGCTGGCCGCGACCGCGCTGCACGGGCTGGAAGCCGTCGGTTACGAGGACAGCGCCCGCAAGGGCATGGCGATGCCCGCCTCAGGCGCGCCGGTGCAGTTCGAGGGCGAACTCGACCGGATCTACGCCGCCGCGCCGCCGCGCCTGCTCCTGCAGGACGGCGACACGGCATTGCATATCGACAGCGAAGGTTTCCACGACGCGGTTGTCTGGAACCCCGGCGCGACGCTGGCCGCTTCGATGGGCGATCTGGGCGCCGCCGAGCACCTGAGGTTCGTCTGCGTCGAGGCGGCGACGGTGATCGAGCCGATCACGCTGGCGCCGGGCGAACGCTGGCAGGGTTCGCAGCGACTGCGCGTGTGA
- a CDS encoding glutamate-5-semialdehyde dehydrogenase, whose product MSGYVRHLAERAREAATHIARLDGDARRRLIERMAETLSHRRADVLAANAEDMERGRAGGLGVAVLDRLALDDARIDAIANGLREVAAQADPLGQVTRREVLPNGLVIERQRIPLGLIAMIYEARPNVTADAAALCLKAGNAVLLRGGSEARASNAAIAACLHAALREEGLPEAAVSLVSDPAREHVLELLQLSDLIDLAIPRGGESLIRFVAEHARVPVIKHYKGVCHLYVDRAADVACALDLLVDGKASRPGVCNALETLLVHRDIAGRFLPEAIRRLSDSGVEVRGCERTRAIVPQAKAVTDADYDAEYLDLIIAVRVVDDLDDALAHIARHGSDHTEVIATEDAAAADAFVRGTRSSAVMVNASSRFNDGGQLGLGAEIGISTTRLHAYGPMGAESLTIERFVVRGDGQVRHAGSRETHPRAD is encoded by the coding sequence ATGAGCGGCTACGTCCGCCACCTGGCCGAACGCGCACGCGAAGCGGCGACCCACATCGCCCGGCTCGACGGGGACGCGCGCCGTCGCCTGATCGAACGCATGGCCGAAACGCTTTCGCACCGGCGTGCCGACGTGCTCGCCGCGAATGCCGAAGACATGGAGCGCGGTCGCGCCGGCGGCCTGGGGGTCGCGGTGCTCGACCGCCTCGCCCTGGATGACGCCCGAATCGACGCGATCGCGAACGGGTTGCGAGAGGTTGCGGCGCAGGCCGATCCGCTCGGGCAGGTCACACGGCGTGAAGTATTGCCCAATGGCCTGGTGATCGAGCGCCAGCGCATTCCGCTGGGCCTGATCGCGATGATCTACGAGGCGCGCCCGAACGTGACCGCGGACGCCGCCGCGCTGTGCCTGAAGGCCGGCAACGCGGTGCTGCTGCGTGGCGGCTCGGAGGCCCGCGCCAGCAATGCCGCCATCGCCGCCTGCCTGCATGCCGCATTGCGCGAGGAAGGGCTGCCGGAGGCGGCGGTGTCGTTGGTGTCCGATCCCGCGCGCGAGCACGTGCTGGAACTGCTGCAACTGTCCGACCTCATCGACCTGGCCATCCCGCGTGGTGGCGAGAGCCTGATCCGCTTCGTCGCCGAGCACGCACGCGTGCCGGTCATCAAGCACTACAAGGGCGTGTGCCATCTGTACGTCGATCGCGCGGCCGACGTGGCGTGTGCGCTGGACCTGCTGGTGGACGGCAAGGCCTCGCGCCCGGGCGTGTGCAACGCGCTGGAGACGCTGCTCGTGCATCGCGACATCGCCGGGCGCTTCCTGCCCGAAGCGATACGGCGCCTGTCCGATTCAGGCGTCGAAGTACGCGGCTGCGAGCGGACGCGGGCGATCGTGCCGCAAGCCAAGGCGGTGACGGACGCCGACTACGACGCGGAGTACCTCGACCTCATCATCGCGGTGCGCGTGGTGGACGACCTCGACGACGCGCTGGCGCACATCGCGCGCCACGGTTCGGACCACACCGAGGTGATCGCCACGGAGGATGCGGCGGCGGCCGATGCCTTCGTGCGCGGCACGCGCAGCTCGGCCGTGATGGTCAACGCGTCCTCGCGTTTCAACGACGGCGGGCAGTTGGGCCTGGGCGCGGAGATCGGCATCTCCACCACGCGGCTGCACGCCTACGGTCCGATGGGCGCGGAATCGCTCACCATCGAGCGCTTCGTGGTGCGGGGGGACGGGCAGGTGCGGCATGCCGGATCGCGCGAAACGCACCCGCGCGCCGACTGA
- the proB gene encoding glutamate 5-kinase, translated as MSAGDFNAQPLPDWRRAVLKVGSSLLAGDVGAGNASGLDPRHAVALAHFIEQSRARQREVVLVSSGAVAAGRHRVGAGGDGLVLRQALASLGQASLVTFWQQLVDRPVAQVLLTHDDLRNRRRYLNARATLRELLRLGALPVINENDAVAVDELKLGDNDNLAAAVASLVDADLLLIATDIGGLYSAHPRDPSARPVERVEKITPELLEAASGGAGMLGTGGMRTKLEAAAKAGAAGIATALFCGREADVVRALEHDRLHGTLVAAQGDRLRARKQWLRHAPASGRLQVDAGAFAALHRQGASLLPGGVVSVEGDFRRGDAVEIVTGTESAVFARGLAQYSASEIRRIARHHSNEIEGLLGFRYGESVVHRDDLVLLDAAPAHTETMP; from the coding sequence ATGAGTGCAGGCGATTTCAATGCGCAGCCGCTGCCGGACTGGCGCCGCGCCGTGCTCAAGGTCGGCAGCAGCCTGCTTGCAGGCGACGTCGGTGCCGGCAATGCGAGCGGCCTGGACCCACGCCATGCCGTCGCGCTCGCGCACTTCATCGAACAGTCCCGCGCGCGGCAGCGCGAGGTCGTGCTGGTGTCGTCCGGCGCGGTCGCGGCGGGACGACATCGCGTCGGTGCCGGTGGCGACGGCCTGGTGCTGCGGCAGGCGTTGGCCTCGCTTGGGCAGGCGTCGCTGGTGACGTTCTGGCAGCAACTGGTCGATCGGCCCGTCGCGCAGGTGCTGCTCACCCACGACGACTTGCGCAATCGTCGCCGCTACCTCAACGCTCGCGCTACCTTGCGCGAACTGCTGCGGCTGGGCGCGTTGCCCGTCATCAACGAGAACGATGCCGTCGCTGTCGACGAACTCAAGCTCGGCGACAACGACAACCTCGCCGCCGCGGTGGCATCGCTGGTCGACGCGGACCTGCTGCTCATCGCCACCGATATCGGCGGCCTGTACAGCGCGCACCCGCGCGATCCGTCGGCGCGACCGGTGGAGCGGGTAGAGAAGATCACGCCCGAACTGCTCGAAGCCGCCAGCGGCGGCGCCGGAATGCTCGGAACCGGCGGCATGCGCACCAAACTGGAAGCCGCGGCGAAGGCGGGTGCGGCGGGCATCGCCACCGCGCTGTTCTGCGGGCGCGAAGCGGACGTGGTGCGGGCGCTGGAGCACGATCGCCTGCACGGCACGCTGGTGGCCGCGCAGGGTGATCGGCTGCGTGCGCGCAAGCAGTGGCTGCGGCATGCGCCCGCGTCGGGACGCCTGCAGGTGGATGCGGGCGCGTTCGCGGCGCTGCATCGGCAGGGCGCGTCGCTGCTGCCGGGCGGCGTCGTTTCGGTGGAAGGGGATTTCCGCCGTGGCGATGCGGTGGAGATAGTGACGGGCACCGAGTCCGCGGTGTTCGCGCGCGGGCTGGCCCAATACAGCGCCAGCGAGATCCGCCGCATCGCACGCCACCACAGCAATGAAATCGAAGGCCTGCTCGGCTTCCGCTACGGCGAATCGGTGGTGCATCGCGACGACCTGGTGCTGCTCGACGCCGCACCCGCGCACACGGAGACCATGCCATGA
- a CDS encoding serine hydrolase domain-containing protein — MRGCFIALLTSAPLLAFAHGIPTPGAIDAQVARVMRETGAKGLAIAVIDEGRPVHVAAHGVRNEAGEPLQTDTIMYGASLTKAVFAYTVMRQVEQGRFGLDTSFAELLPKPLPEYHSSDIANRYADWTALDERWRRLTPRIALTHATGFANFGFLEPDEKLHFHFDPGARYAYSGDGLNTLQFVMETGQGIDVGAQAAKIFDEFGMTRTSLVWRADFAGNLADGWDANGKVEPHDERSKVRAAGSMDTTIADFAKFAAAFVRGDGLSREGRAEMVRPQRPITTKSQFPSLQPELPVNLRRKDLAAGLGVVVFDGPQGPGFFKGGHNDTTGNTWVCVERHQRCVVILSNDVRSEKGFAGLVRFVLGQTGVPYEWEYGTQ; from the coding sequence ATGCGAGGTTGCTTCATCGCACTGCTGACGTCCGCGCCGCTGCTTGCTTTCGCGCACGGGATTCCGACTCCCGGCGCGATCGATGCCCAAGTCGCGCGCGTGATGCGCGAGACGGGCGCGAAAGGGCTCGCCATCGCCGTGATCGACGAGGGCCGGCCGGTGCACGTCGCCGCGCACGGCGTGCGCAACGAGGCGGGCGAACCGTTGCAGACGGACACGATCATGTACGGCGCATCGCTCACCAAGGCGGTGTTCGCCTACACGGTGATGCGGCAGGTGGAGCAGGGCCGCTTCGGCCTGGACACGTCCTTCGCCGAGCTGCTGCCCAAGCCGTTGCCCGAGTACCACTCCAGCGACATCGCCAATCGCTACGCCGACTGGACCGCGCTGGACGAGCGCTGGCGCCGGCTGACACCGCGCATCGCGCTGACGCACGCCACGGGGTTCGCCAATTTCGGATTCCTCGAACCCGACGAGAAGCTGCACTTCCACTTCGATCCGGGCGCGCGCTACGCCTATTCGGGCGACGGGCTGAACACGCTGCAGTTCGTGATGGAGACGGGGCAGGGCATCGACGTCGGCGCGCAGGCCGCGAAGATCTTCGACGAGTTCGGCATGACGCGCACGAGCCTGGTCTGGCGCGCGGATTTCGCCGGCAACCTCGCCGACGGCTGGGATGCGAATGGCAAGGTCGAGCCGCACGACGAGCGCTCCAAGGTGCGGGCCGCTGGTTCGATGGACACCACGATCGCGGACTTCGCGAAGTTCGCGGCGGCGTTCGTGCGCGGCGATGGGCTCTCGCGCGAAGGGCGGGCCGAGATGGTCCGTCCGCAGCGGCCGATCACGACGAAGTCGCAATTCCCGTCATTGCAGCCGGAACTCCCTGTAAACCTGCGACGCAAGGACCTCGCGGCCGGGCTGGGCGTGGTGGTCTTCGATGGGCCGCAGGGTCCTGGCTTCTTCAAGGGTGGGCACAACGACACCACGGGCAACACCTGGGTGTGCGTCGAGCGGCACCAGCGCTGCGTGGTGATCCTGTCGAACGATGTGCGCAGCGAGAAGGGGTTTGCGGGCCTTGTGCGCTTCGTGCTCGGCCAGACCGGTGTGCCTTACGAATGGGAATACGGAACGCAGTAA
- the argH gene encoding argininosuccinate lyase produces MSGLLWQKPGVKVDARIQHFLAGDDVILDREFFMFDIEASRAHAQGLQQIGILTAGELAGLEHELSVLAADFSAGAFVLDDQYEDGHSAIEARLVERLGDAGKKIHTGRSRNDQILVATRLWLKDRLARLYATCRESAEVALARAEAEQSIALPGYTHLQRAVVSSLGMWWAAWAEGFIDDAQRAAQTLAWVDANPLGSAAGYGVNLPLARDHTTQALGFGRLQVSAAYAQLSRGKFEMAAIEALSSALLDLRRLAWDLSLFTSAEFGFVALPAQYTTGSSIMPNKRNPDVIELMRASYSAAASARTEIEQLLSLPSGYHRDLQFSKGAIFHAFGRGLDALELLPDLLRNLEWKTERMREALDPSMYATDLAVDMARQGLPFREAYRQAADPARWAQGDPEASLKARVSPGASADLRLDALKSRLSALAL; encoded by the coding sequence ATGAGCGGATTGTTGTGGCAGAAGCCGGGCGTGAAGGTGGATGCGCGCATCCAGCATTTCCTCGCCGGCGACGACGTGATCCTCGACCGCGAGTTCTTCATGTTCGACATCGAGGCCAGCCGCGCGCACGCGCAGGGACTGCAGCAGATCGGCATCCTCACGGCCGGGGAACTCGCCGGCCTGGAGCATGAGCTGAGCGTGCTCGCCGCCGATTTCAGCGCCGGTGCGTTCGTGCTGGACGATCAGTACGAGGACGGCCATTCCGCGATCGAAGCGCGCCTGGTCGAACGCCTCGGCGATGCCGGCAAGAAGATCCACACCGGCCGCAGCCGCAACGATCAGATCCTCGTCGCCACGCGCCTGTGGCTCAAGGACCGCCTCGCGCGCCTGTACGCCACCTGCCGCGAGAGCGCCGAGGTCGCGCTCGCCCGCGCCGAGGCCGAGCAGTCGATCGCGCTCCCCGGTTACACGCATCTGCAGCGCGCCGTCGTGTCCTCGCTGGGCATGTGGTGGGCCGCGTGGGCGGAAGGTTTCATCGACGATGCGCAGCGCGCCGCGCAGACGTTGGCCTGGGTGGATGCGAACCCGCTTGGCAGCGCTGCCGGCTACGGCGTGAACCTGCCGCTGGCGCGCGACCACACCACGCAGGCGCTTGGCTTCGGCCGGCTGCAGGTGTCCGCCGCCTACGCGCAGCTGTCGCGCGGCAAGTTCGAGATGGCGGCGATCGAGGCGTTGTCCTCCGCGCTGCTCGACCTGCGCCGACTGGCCTGGGACCTGAGCCTGTTCACCAGCGCGGAGTTCGGTTTCGTCGCACTGCCCGCGCAATACACCACGGGCAGCTCGATCATGCCCAACAAGCGCAACCCGGACGTGATCGAACTCATGCGCGCCAGCTACTCCGCCGCCGCCTCCGCGCGCACGGAGATCGAACAGCTGCTCTCGCTGCCCTCGGGCTATCACCGCGATCTTCAGTTCTCCAAGGGCGCGATCTTCCACGCCTTCGGCCGTGGCCTGGATGCGCTGGAGCTGCTCCCGGACCTGCTGCGCAACCTGGAGTGGAAGACCGAGCGCATGCGTGAAGCGCTGGATCCGTCGATGTACGCCACCGACCTGGCCGTCGACATGGCGCGCCAGGGCCTGCCGTTCCGCGAGGCCTACCGCCAGGCGGCGGACCCGGCACGCTGGGCGCAGGGCGATCCGGAGGCCAGCCTGAAGGCGCGCGTCTCGCCGGGTGCGTCGGCGGATCTGCGCCTGGACGCGTTGAAGTCGCGCCTGTCCGCGTTGGCCTTGTAA